The following coding sequences are from one Ruminococcus flavefaciens AE3010 window:
- a CDS encoding IS4 family transposase, with protein sequence MEKNNSDFVVDPKRDFVRKSELSFSKTLRFILGMGSQTLGKELVEFYDYDSKMVSVSAIVQRRAKILPAAFQYLFHKFNETFSQTNFFHGYRLYAVDGSDIHIPTDPDDKDTFYRANNDVKGYNLMHLNALYDIMNRRYIDAVLQDSRNENEHSALISMLENIGHESIIVADRGYESYNTIAHLENNGLKYVMRIKTSGGIAHKFNIPHNEEADFAANIIITRRQTNEVKANPELYRYLPHSSNFDFLPKESKDTYPLKFRIIRLKISEDNYETIVTNLCDDEFSAEDIKMIYKMRWGIETSFRELKYQVGLIAFHSKKKDCVIQEIFASLIMYNLSMLITENITIDDDKHNDYRYKINYAFAIHICIKFFRSAHANPFLLEELIARNKCPVRPDRIADRKTRYHSAIPFNYRLS encoded by the coding sequence ATGGAGAAAAATAACTCTGATTTCGTAGTTGATCCTAAGAGAGATTTTGTTCGTAAAAGTGAGCTATCTTTCTCAAAAACATTGAGATTCATTCTCGGAATGGGCAGCCAGACACTTGGCAAGGAGCTTGTAGAATTCTATGATTATGATTCAAAAATGGTATCTGTGTCTGCTATCGTTCAGAGAAGAGCTAAAATACTTCCTGCTGCTTTTCAGTATCTGTTCCATAAATTCAATGAAACATTTTCTCAAACCAATTTCTTTCACGGCTACAGGCTTTATGCTGTGGACGGTTCTGATATACATATTCCTACTGATCCTGATGATAAGGATACTTTTTATCGTGCAAATAATGATGTAAAAGGCTATAACCTCATGCATCTGAATGCTTTGTATGACATTATGAACCGTAGATATATCGATGCTGTATTACAGGACAGTCGCAATGAAAATGAGCATTCTGCTCTCATAAGTATGCTTGAAAATATCGGACATGAGTCCATTATCGTTGCGGATAGAGGATATGAATCCTACAACACGATCGCTCATCTTGAAAATAACGGCTTGAAATATGTGATGCGCATCAAGACAAGCGGTGGAATTGCTCATAAATTCAACATTCCCCATAATGAGGAAGCTGATTTTGCTGCAAATATTATTATTACAAGAAGACAAACTAATGAAGTTAAGGCTAATCCTGAACTTTATCGTTATCTTCCGCACTCTTCAAATTTCGACTTCCTTCCGAAAGAATCGAAAGATACATATCCTCTTAAATTCAGGATAATAAGGCTCAAGATATCTGAAGATAACTATGAAACCATTGTTACCAATCTCTGTGATGATGAGTTCTCTGCCGAAGATATAAAGATGATATACAAAATGCGCTGGGGGATCGAGACTTCATTCAGAGAACTGAAGTACCAGGTTGGTCTTATTGCTTTCCATTCAAAGAAAAAGGACTGCGTGATACAGGAAATCTTTGCAAGTCTTATCATGTATAACTTATCTATGCTGATTACCGAAAATATCACCATAGATGACGATAAGCATAATGATTACCGCTATAAAATCAATTATGCTTTTGCTATACATATCTGCATCAAATTCTTTCGCTCTGCACACGCAAATCCTTTTCTTTTGGAAGAGCTGATAGCAAGAAACAAGTGCCCTGTCAGACCTGATCGTATTGCTGATAGGAAAACTCGATATCATTCTGCTATTCCCTTCAACTACAGACTATCATAA
- a CDS encoding PLP-dependent aminotransferase family protein, with the protein MYIEIDHSSTICAYMQIYQELRSRIISGAFVYGAKLPSKRVLAKECLVSIITVEHAYQLLCDEGYCRMKPRSGCYVKYCPDNFFPVSDRQMNSIIPANPAVLHNDNIPFSTVSSMLRKVILDRGERILMRSPMGGCTELRDAICRYLARCRNINVSSEQIIIGSGAEYLYGLCIQMLGRDNMIALESPSYEKIRAVYTANGAVCDMLEMDSEGIRTDELERTQAKILHVTPFNSFPSLITASAERRHYYLEWASHRNAVIIEDDYDSEFTLNGKAPQTLFAQTTDENVIYINTFSKTIAPSLRAGYMVLPKKYLTLYNDRVGFYSCTVPMLEQFFLAEWLDSGEFERTISRIRNKT; encoded by the coding sequence ATGTACATTGAGATAGACCACAGCAGCACTATCTGTGCCTATATGCAGATATATCAGGAATTGCGAAGCCGTATCATCTCGGGAGCATTTGTATACGGTGCGAAACTCCCGTCAAAGCGTGTGCTTGCAAAGGAATGTCTTGTCAGCATTATAACAGTTGAACACGCATATCAGCTCTTATGCGATGAAGGCTACTGCCGGATGAAACCGAGAAGCGGCTGTTATGTTAAGTATTGCCCGGATAACTTCTTTCCCGTATCTGACCGGCAAATGAATTCCATAATACCTGCAAATCCGGCTGTTCTCCATAATGACAATATTCCTTTTTCAACTGTATCTTCAATGCTTAGAAAAGTTATTCTCGATCGCGGCGAAAGAATACTCATGAGATCGCCTATGGGCGGCTGTACTGAGCTTCGTGACGCAATATGCCGTTACCTCGCAAGATGCCGCAACATAAACGTATCAAGCGAACAGATAATCATTGGTTCGGGTGCGGAATATCTGTACGGTCTTTGCATTCAGATGCTCGGCAGAGATAATATGATAGCTTTGGAATCTCCCTCGTATGAGAAGATACGTGCGGTGTATACCGCAAACGGCGCTGTCTGCGATATGCTCGAAATGGACAGCGAGGGTATCCGTACCGATGAGCTTGAACGCACACAGGCAAAGATACTCCATGTTACGCCGTTCAACAGCTTTCCGAGCCTTATAACTGCATCTGCTGAACGCAGACATTATTATCTTGAATGGGCTTCTCATAGAAATGCGGTGATCATCGAAGACGACTACGACTCGGAATTTACTCTGAACGGAAAAGCACCACAGACGCTTTTCGCTCAAACGACTGACGAGAACGTGATCTATATCAACACCTTTTCCAAAACGATAGCCCCATCGCTGAGAGCAGGATATATGGTTCTTCCTAAGAAATATCTGACATTGTACAATGATAGAGTAGGCTTTTATTCCTGTACTGTACCTATGCTAGAACAGTTTTTTCTTGCTGAATGGCTTGACAGCGGAGAGTTTGAACGCACGATCAGCCGCATAAGGAATAAAACATGA